The Spirochaeta isovalerica genome includes a window with the following:
- a CDS encoding SH3 domain-containing protein gives MVFIGKRQRELSGRLVILLSAILLISSLLNAQDNAQEEDEPRITVEVSPEKIIVGQRFDLTIFGDFPSYRTVKIKEPELPDGISLAGGPYKSAQTIRVGEVGDARYIKKTRVYYKFKVDKPGIYTMGSFSLSDGENTLVTEPVTFPAVAFDERNFKYPVFASWYSLPDEVMVGESIPLILEMQNLESLTFPDNVKMDPPAGGMFERVNSLGEITVMEIGEDEVYIAPIDSWLYTPTAPGRIKIPAASVVMGNITRSTSSHYINVVPTPQEIVATGAIGAFSLSVDMENLPPDKGKVSVLRILIEGDGNLNYLIMPQPEFSGMTLIDKEELSDYVPSRSGYSGYREDVYRLQVGDEPEISIVIPPWNWFNRDSGTVETENTDPFRFSNQVISGREENLSFADRFSMLGIEDVSNQRRAFYNIPLYYLLLLPGLISILAALIRKRYDARIGAFFLLFAVLVSSSSVTLPLWGDKLQKARQLFEEEKFTEADDIYSELISGNEENSALYYNRAIIQYNLDEPGRTVYLLRKALNLKPGSRLYQNALAAVEEEYGLERQVRATSGLSPDLFFLLFILLFNGGALVISFNIRKRKMELTILIIMVFFLSLISLAIVGYSHYVSRTDAAVVNAEEGELKKVPGNSGGSWLTLQEGTTVFVLSRSDDSLLIRTGYGLEGWIEKSSLLFLNREE, from the coding sequence GTGGTTTTCATCGGAAAAAGACAAAGAGAACTATCAGGAAGACTGGTAATTTTACTTTCTGCTATTCTCCTGATAAGCTCCCTTCTTAATGCCCAGGATAATGCGCAGGAAGAGGATGAACCCCGTATTACCGTGGAAGTCTCTCCGGAAAAGATTATCGTCGGACAGAGGTTTGACCTGACTATTTTCGGGGACTTTCCTTCATACCGCACTGTCAAAATAAAGGAACCGGAGCTTCCCGACGGCATCAGTCTGGCCGGCGGTCCCTATAAGAGCGCCCAGACAATTCGTGTAGGTGAAGTGGGCGACGCCCGTTACATTAAAAAAACCCGTGTCTACTACAAGTTCAAGGTGGATAAACCGGGTATTTATACTATGGGGAGTTTTTCTCTCAGCGATGGAGAAAACACCCTTGTGACAGAACCGGTCACTTTTCCCGCGGTCGCTTTTGACGAGAGGAATTTCAAATATCCCGTATTTGCCTCCTGGTACTCTCTGCCCGACGAAGTCATGGTCGGGGAATCGATCCCGCTCATTCTTGAAATGCAGAACCTTGAATCTCTGACCTTTCCCGACAATGTGAAAATGGATCCGCCGGCCGGCGGGATGTTCGAACGGGTCAATTCCCTGGGCGAGATAACGGTGATGGAAATCGGGGAGGATGAGGTCTATATAGCGCCGATTGATTCCTGGCTCTATACACCGACGGCTCCCGGCAGGATAAAAATACCTGCGGCTTCCGTCGTAATGGGGAATATTACCAGATCGACATCTTCCCATTATATCAATGTAGTGCCGACTCCTCAGGAAATAGTGGCGACCGGAGCTATCGGAGCCTTCTCGCTGTCTGTCGATATGGAAAACCTGCCTCCGGACAAAGGAAAAGTATCTGTTCTGAGAATACTTATCGAAGGGGACGGGAATCTCAATTACCTGATAATGCCCCAGCCGGAGTTCTCCGGAATGACGCTTATCGATAAAGAGGAATTGAGCGATTATGTCCCTTCCCGGTCGGGCTACAGTGGATACAGGGAGGATGTCTACAGGCTGCAGGTGGGCGATGAGCCGGAGATTTCTATCGTCATTCCTCCCTGGAACTGGTTCAACCGCGACTCCGGAACCGTTGAAACTGAAAACACTGACCCTTTCAGGTTCAGCAATCAAGTGATTTCCGGCCGTGAAGAAAACCTGTCCTTTGCCGATAGATTCTCCATGCTGGGCATCGAGGATGTTTCCAATCAGCGCAGGGCTTTTTATAATATCCCCCTGTATTATCTTCTCCTTCTGCCGGGGCTTATTTCTATACTTGCCGCTTTGATAAGAAAACGTTATGACGCCCGCATAGGCGCCTTTTTCCTTCTCTTCGCGGTTCTTGTTTCATCTTCTTCCGTGACTCTCCCTCTGTGGGGCGATAAGCTTCAGAAAGCCCGGCAATTATTTGAAGAGGAAAAATTTACCGAAGCGGACGATATTTACAGTGAGTTGATCTCCGGCAATGAAGAGAATTCTGCCCTTTACTATAATCGGGCCATCATCCAGTATAATCTCGATGAGCCCGGACGCACTGTGTACTTGCTTCGCAAAGCTCTCAACCTCAAGCCGGGAAGCCGTCTTTATCAGAATGCGCTGGCTGCGGTCGAAGAGGAATACGGGCTCGAACGGCAAGTGAGGGCAACCTCGGGATTATCTCCTGATCTGTTTTTTCTTCTTTTCATTCTTTTGTTTAATGGTGGGGCGCTTGTCATATCCTTTAATATCAGAAAACGGAAAATGGAACTGACGATTCTTATAATCATGGTTTTCTTTCTTTCCCTTATCTCTTTGGCAATAGTCGGCTATTCTCATTATGTTTCCCGTACAGATGCGGCTGTCGTTAACGCCGAAGAAGGAGAACTCAAGAAAGTTCCGGGAAATTCCGGCGGATCCTGGCTGACTCTGCAGGAAGGTACGACCGTGTTTGTTCTCTCCCGTTCCGATGATTCTCTGCTGATCAGAACCGGCTACGGTCTGGAAGGATGGATCGAAAAGTCGTCACTCCTCTTTTTAAACAGGGAGGAATAA
- a CDS encoding Smr/MutS family protein has translation MDFGDILKDWEKNGEKKPKNKKETVRKSVKSEHPMESLLKQYAPDQEVVGSKKEDKPQINKVSREKMRRRKADSVLDLHGMTTEEARIALNRFIRRSYSTGARKILIIHGKGNHTKGEAVLKPLVRSILEMSPYIGDTGTPERRDGGSGATWAVVRQRSL, from the coding sequence ATGGATTTCGGGGATATTCTCAAGGATTGGGAGAAGAACGGAGAAAAAAAGCCGAAAAACAAGAAAGAAACTGTCAGGAAATCTGTAAAAAGCGAACATCCCATGGAGTCTCTTCTCAAACAGTACGCTCCCGATCAGGAAGTTGTAGGTTCGAAAAAGGAAGATAAGCCTCAGATCAACAAGGTTTCCCGTGAGAAAATGAGACGTCGGAAAGCTGATTCGGTACTCGACCTCCACGGCATGACAACCGAAGAGGCCCGCATTGCCCTTAACCGTTTTATCAGACGCAGCTATTCAACCGGTGCGAGAAAAATTCTAATTATTCACGGTAAGGGTAATCATACGAAGGGAGAGGCGGTACTGAAACCGCTGGTCAGATCCATTCTGGAAATGTCTCCCTATATCGGCGATACGGGTACGCCGGAAAGGCGGGACGGAGGGAGCGGCGCAACCTGGGCGGTTGTCCGTCAGCGCTCCCTGTAA
- the infA gene encoding translation initiation factor IF-1, with protein MAKEEAIEVEGVVKESLPNTLFKVELKNGHLILAHLSGKMRKHYIRIVPGDKVRVALSPYDLTRGRIIYRER; from the coding sequence TTGGCAAAAGAAGAAGCTATTGAAGTAGAAGGCGTGGTTAAGGAATCTCTTCCCAACACACTCTTTAAAGTGGAGCTTAAAAACGGCCACCTTATACTTGCCCATCTCTCAGGAAAGATGAGAAAGCATTACATCAGAATCGTGCCGGGAGACAAAGTCAGAGTCGCCCTTTCCCCTTACGACCTCACAAGAGGAAGAATTATTTACAGGGAGCGCTGA
- a CDS encoding TraR/DksA family transcriptional regulator, with protein sequence MDEEFVSRMRQVLLDSKAGILKTLMHESEDFRAAVEDMGVKDLGDVASNDIDCRTLEVIGHQDKLRLSQVEAALVRLENGKYGVCAKCNKKISRERLEAIPYAVFCIQCKTASEGRRH encoded by the coding sequence ATGGATGAGGAATTTGTTTCCAGAATGCGTCAGGTGCTGCTTGATTCGAAAGCTGGCATCCTGAAAACATTGATGCATGAAAGTGAAGACTTCAGAGCTGCTGTTGAAGACATGGGCGTCAAGGATCTGGGAGACGTTGCTTCGAACGATATCGACTGCCGAACCCTTGAAGTTATCGGACATCAGGATAAACTCCGTCTAAGCCAGGTCGAGGCCGCGCTGGTCAGGCTGGAGAACGGAAAATACGGTGTCTGTGCAAAATGCAACAAAAAGATTTCCAGAGAAAGGCTTGAAGCCATTCCCTATGCTGTTTTTTGTATTCAGTGTAAAACGGCATCAGAGGGGAGACGTCATTAA
- a CDS encoding DbpA RNA binding domain-containing protein → MSKVNDVLTDSMISAIDALQKKVSENADPDDLKTFKKIFKKTVPLHLRSWTTAYLFKQAVESKSRQRLTDGTTLFVSVGKNRRVYPRDLIQLFIGTGKLNRDDIGEIKVLDSYSFITIKENSAPTAIDNLDGINYRGRNLVVNFAKKK, encoded by the coding sequence ATGAGCAAAGTTAACGATGTGTTGACTGATTCCATGATATCTGCCATTGATGCTCTTCAGAAAAAAGTCAGCGAAAATGCTGATCCTGACGATCTGAAGACATTCAAGAAGATATTCAAAAAGACAGTCCCACTGCATTTGCGTTCCTGGACCACAGCCTATCTTTTCAAACAGGCTGTCGAATCAAAATCCAGGCAAAGGCTTACCGATGGAACAACCCTTTTTGTCAGTGTCGGAAAAAACCGCCGGGTCTATCCCCGCGATCTGATACAGCTATTTATCGGTACCGGTAAGCTTAACAGAGACGATATCGGTGAAATTAAAGTTTTGGACAGCTATTCCTTTATTACCATTAAGGAAAACAGCGCTCCCACAGCTATAGACAATCTCGATGGTATTAACTACCGCGGGAGAAATCTTGTTGTCAATTTTGCCAAGAAGAAATAA
- a CDS encoding OmpA family protein, with protein MRVRLKRAIISLLLVLPFGLNAVEFRFTYEEGDHYRIVTEVSETVKENDKIIYSTEILNRIAATVTGVTDGRGDIEALYQISEHLHDGSGYQWSSEDEVAFTRDAKGVYSELPVDTALPSVRNVPRFPDQDIAIGESWNFSAEEVHDLLPFFGIDYRLHIPFRVFYTYDGTVQRGDKVLDKITIIYHIYYEQDPVLTVYEHPDWGDEYPEKIVGSFYQEYFWNREAGRPAEVEDRFEYKYYLSTGVSYTFSGVSKGKVVEAREMDREQMAEDISRELEEEGIDDIAVTSDEEGVRLTLEEIRFLPDSPVLEDSEIGKLERISEILMRYRDRDILVEGHTARFGTEESCQILSEERAAAVASYFQEMHIRDESEIVTRGYGSTRPLGSNLTEEGQRLNRRVEITILEN; from the coding sequence ATGAGGGTTCGCCTGAAAAGAGCCATTATTTCCTTACTGCTTGTTCTTCCTTTCGGCCTCAATGCTGTGGAATTCAGATTTACTTATGAAGAGGGAGATCATTACCGCATCGTTACGGAAGTGAGCGAAACGGTTAAGGAAAACGATAAAATCATATATTCAACGGAAATTCTCAACCGCATCGCCGCCACTGTGACCGGCGTTACGGACGGCCGGGGGGACATCGAAGCCTTGTATCAGATTTCCGAGCACCTTCATGACGGCAGCGGATATCAGTGGAGCTCGGAAGATGAGGTCGCCTTTACCAGAGATGCGAAAGGGGTATACTCCGAGCTGCCGGTTGATACGGCCCTGCCTTCGGTCAGAAATGTACCACGCTTCCCCGATCAGGATATCGCGATAGGGGAATCATGGAATTTTTCTGCGGAAGAGGTTCATGACCTCCTTCCTTTTTTCGGAATTGATTACCGCCTCCATATTCCTTTCCGTGTCTTCTATACATATGACGGCACGGTGCAAAGAGGAGATAAGGTTCTCGATAAAATTACCATAATATATCATATCTATTATGAGCAGGATCCTGTGCTCACCGTTTATGAGCATCCCGATTGGGGAGATGAGTATCCGGAAAAAATAGTCGGTTCCTTTTACCAGGAGTATTTCTGGAACAGGGAGGCCGGTCGCCCCGCTGAAGTTGAGGACAGGTTTGAGTACAAGTATTATCTCTCAACCGGCGTTTCCTATACCTTTTCCGGAGTCTCAAAGGGCAAAGTCGTGGAAGCCAGGGAAATGGACCGCGAGCAGATGGCCGAGGATATCAGCCGTGAGCTGGAGGAAGAGGGGATCGATGATATCGCCGTTACTTCCGATGAAGAGGGCGTGCGGCTCACTCTCGAGGAAATCCGCTTCCTTCCCGATTCTCCCGTTCTTGAAGACAGTGAAATCGGAAAGCTGGAGCGGATATCGGAGATTCTGATGCGTTACAGAGACCGGGACATCCTGGTTGAAGGTCATACGGCGAGATTCGGAACCGAGGAAAGCTGTCAGATTCTATCGGAGGAAAGAGCGGCGGCAGTCGCTTCCTATTTTCAGGAAATGCATATCCGCGACGAGTCGGAAATCGTGACGCGCGGTTACGGTTCCACCCGTCCTCTGGGAAGCAACCTTACCGAGGAGGGGCAGAGATTGAACCGGCGGGTTGAGATCACTATCCTGGAGAATTAG
- a CDS encoding ASCH domain-containing protein — translation MKSLTIWGEEGDENSHINEIIAGRKKAFCTPEAWFGTVDSEPETVKGDQIILKDPSGKDRVLAEITDVRHLSFGQADEKLALDVLDCDLQDFRDAHRFYWGEEIEVTDDLPIVAEYFRIVEIL, via the coding sequence ATGAAAAGTCTGACAATCTGGGGAGAAGAGGGAGACGAGAACTCCCACATCAATGAGATTATAGCCGGGCGAAAAAAGGCTTTCTGTACCCCTGAAGCCTGGTTCGGAACAGTAGACAGCGAACCGGAAACGGTAAAAGGGGATCAGATTATCCTCAAGGACCCATCGGGGAAAGACCGGGTTCTGGCAGAAATTACCGATGTCCGTCACCTCTCTTTCGGCCAGGCTGATGAAAAACTGGCCCTCGACGTTCTGGACTGCGATCTCCAGGATTTCCGGGACGCCCATCGTTTCTACTGGGGCGAGGAAATCGAAGTGACAGACGACCTTCCCATTGTCGCCGAATACTTCCGCATCGTCGAAATTCTCTAA
- a CDS encoding chemotaxis protein CheW — protein sequence MSSIGETNEYLTFILSGEEYAIEVSKIESVLEYTKITPLPGTDDTIKGVINLRGRALPVVDLRMILNLDVKEITLDTSIVVMFIESQGEILTMGGLVDAVKEVIEILPENIQEAPKVGIRIKDTFIVGMAKKEDNFIIVLDIDKILNSDQMALAAEADKLALPQEEAGQTAAEEV from the coding sequence ATGAGTTCAATCGGAGAAACCAATGAGTATCTGACTTTTATTCTTAGCGGGGAGGAATATGCTATTGAAGTATCCAAGATCGAAAGCGTTCTTGAGTATACGAAAATTACGCCGCTTCCGGGGACGGATGATACGATAAAGGGAGTTATAAACTTAAGGGGCCGGGCTCTTCCGGTTGTCGATTTGAGGATGATTCTCAATCTCGATGTGAAGGAAATAACTCTCGACACATCCATTGTCGTAATGTTTATTGAATCTCAGGGAGAAATTCTGACTATGGGCGGTCTGGTTGACGCGGTGAAGGAAGTGATAGAAATCCTTCCCGAGAATATTCAGGAGGCACCTAAAGTCGGTATCCGCATAAAAGATACCTTTATCGTGGGAATGGCAAAGAAAGAGGATAACTTCATCATTGTCCTCGATATAGACAAGATTCTCAACTCCGATCAGATGGCTCTGGCTGCCGAAGCGGATAAGCTGGCGCTTCCTCAGGAAGAAGCGGGACAAACGGCTGCCGAAGAGGTCTAA
- a CDS encoding DUF6320 domain-containing protein, whose product MPYCSRCGVEVDNDVEKCPLCSTPIQVLSPENLKTGKYPDKPAPHPAPPKRNKKEQRRMAAIIITFGLLIPASIAIAADVVINKHITWGTYTISTLIYIWVIILLPLLYYKTPVLTLMAYYLSTLLFLYSIEVFSGGEYWFRQLALPIITVTALLIALNFYIDNRSAIKGINIFAYAVFSVGLECVGIEMAVSLFLENTVRVWWSIMVLSATIPTGGLLLYLHHKTKKPLKTEKFFHI is encoded by the coding sequence ATGCCATACTGTTCGAGATGCGGCGTCGAAGTCGATAATGATGTGGAAAAATGTCCCCTCTGTTCCACACCGATACAGGTCCTGAGTCCGGAAAATCTGAAAACGGGGAAATATCCCGACAAACCGGCTCCTCATCCGGCCCCTCCCAAAAGAAACAAGAAAGAACAGCGCCGCATGGCTGCCATAATTATAACTTTCGGGCTTCTTATCCCCGCATCCATAGCCATTGCAGCAGACGTGGTCATCAACAAACATATAACCTGGGGGACCTATACCATCAGTACCCTGATTTATATCTGGGTGATCATACTCCTCCCCCTTCTCTATTACAAAACGCCGGTTCTCACTCTCATGGCCTATTACCTGTCAACGCTTCTCTTCCTTTATTCCATCGAAGTCTTCAGCGGAGGAGAATACTGGTTCCGACAGTTGGCTCTGCCGATTATAACAGTTACGGCATTGCTTATAGCTCTGAATTTTTATATTGACAACAGGAGCGCGATAAAGGGGATAAATATATTCGCTTATGCGGTATTTTCTGTGGGGCTCGAATGCGTTGGAATAGAAATGGCCGTTTCGCTTTTTCTGGAGAACACCGTAAGAGTCTGGTGGTCTATAATGGTTCTTTCAGCGACGATCCCCACGGGAGGACTGCTTCTTTATCTTCACCATAAAACGAAAAAACCTCTCAAAACTGAGAAGTTTTTTCATATTTAG
- a CDS encoding YgjV family protein, whose amino-acid sequence MDFITLFGTVASVIIAISLTMKNLKTLRIVNFVGAVMFSVYGAFIGALPVIIVNAIIALIDIYFYIPLVKNKEKFDFILNSSETKYYSELFLKHYKKDILRFFPDFSEDMLKELNSAYILRDMVPALLLLFKDTEGEDIEILMDYATPQFRDFKSSSYFFDYAVHHLDIDKSEKKFFKVRSAVDAHDKYLVKMGFERIGESEYFRKAI is encoded by the coding sequence ATGGATTTTATAACACTTTTCGGAACGGTGGCATCGGTCATAATAGCCATATCATTGACAATGAAAAATCTGAAGACTCTCAGAATAGTCAATTTTGTCGGAGCCGTCATGTTTTCCGTCTACGGAGCCTTTATCGGGGCTCTGCCTGTCATTATCGTCAACGCCATCATCGCGCTGATCGATATCTACTTTTACATTCCGCTGGTCAAGAACAAGGAGAAGTTTGACTTCATTCTGAACAGCAGCGAAACAAAATACTACAGCGAGCTCTTTCTGAAACATTACAAAAAAGATATTCTCCGCTTCTTTCCGGATTTCTCAGAGGATATGCTTAAAGAATTGAACAGCGCCTATATACTCAGGGATATGGTTCCGGCCCTTCTCCTCCTCTTCAAAGATACCGAGGGAGAGGACATAGAGATTCTGATGGATTATGCGACTCCGCAGTTCCGCGATTTCAAGAGCTCGAGCTATTTCTTCGACTACGCCGTTCACCACCTGGACATTGACAAATCAGAGAAAAAGTTCTTTAAAGTGCGATCCGCCGTAGACGCCCATGACAAATACCTTGTAAAGATGGGCTTCGAGAGAATCGGCGAGTCGGAGTATTTCAGAAAAGCGATTTAA
- the ygfK gene encoding putative selenate reductase subunit YgfK translates to MGDIMRPVPFEELINRIFDEYRTQKSIFGISESFFFRKKNDRAYDVFGETCEVPLGPAAGPHSQLTQNIIVSYLTGSRFIELKTVQIIDTLEIEKPCIDADDEGFNTEWSTEFTLEKAYDEYAKAWIILHLIEKLFGFSASGERSFIFNMSVGYDLKGIKTDRMQTYINSMMDSSERAEFKSHIDSLDRLIEDGAFLKGTGLEDKLNSLKGLAASIPSDICKSVTLSTMHGCPPDEIEAICMYMIKEKGIQTFVKLNPTLLSFPVVRKILDDAGFSYVGLKQESFDHDLQYPDAVAMLKRLRAAADETGRRFGVKLTNTLGSVNNLGRLPGDEMYMSGRALFPLSINLAAKLSEEFDGDLPISFSGGAGAKNIRQILETGIRPVTIATEMLKPGGYTRMVQCAEISENCTYPDKIDVTKLKSLAEEALTAKYTLKRSRGDDRVEVKEPLPLNDCYIAPCKVACAIHQDIPEYIRLVAEGRYADALDVIYEKNALPSITGHICDHQCQYNCTRLDYEGAIEIREAKKQAVLNGFKEYKERWEKPEVHRDGKVVVIGGGPAGLSAAYFLAREGFDVTIHEKHESAGGVIEHVIPKFRISAEAISHDIDFIKAHGVKFKYGVPVGFKISDLKAEGYKYVVIATGAEKVKAYDIEGAESKVLPSLEFLKYFNTDPSKLPAARKVLVVGAGNTAMDAARAAKKMPGVESVSVVYRRSEKEMPAARVEYDEALEDGIDFKFLTDPETFKADGTVVCRVMELGEPDSSGRRRPVPTNRTITLEADLIIPSIGESADSKILIESGLPAENGWVTTDENLETSVENVFLIGDGRTGPSTIVQCIHEGRVAADAITLREEPDFDRVETFPWVDADQQLKQIEMKKSVIQVDTKIKRCIECNFLCNRCVEVCPNRANATVAVTPEDGYFDPYQIYHIDAYCNECGNCARFCPYEEGRPYKDKFTVFSFKEDFDNSTNPGFFLDGTTLYLRADGKVETLKMENGKVLEAPDKLRASVRMTELIAERQPWVLGEVQK, encoded by the coding sequence ATGGGTGATATTATGAGACCGGTACCGTTCGAGGAATTGATTAACAGGATCTTCGATGAGTACAGAACTCAGAAGTCGATTTTCGGTATAAGCGAATCCTTCTTCTTCAGGAAGAAAAACGACAGGGCATATGATGTTTTCGGGGAGACCTGCGAGGTGCCCCTGGGGCCGGCTGCGGGACCTCATTCCCAGCTGACTCAGAATATTATCGTTTCCTATCTGACCGGAAGCCGCTTTATAGAGTTGAAAACCGTTCAGATTATAGACACCCTGGAAATTGAAAAGCCCTGTATTGATGCGGATGATGAGGGATTCAACACCGAATGGTCCACCGAGTTTACCCTTGAAAAAGCCTATGATGAGTACGCCAAAGCCTGGATCATCCTTCATCTGATCGAAAAGCTTTTCGGTTTCTCCGCTTCCGGTGAACGTTCCTTTATTTTTAACATGAGTGTCGGATATGACCTGAAGGGGATTAAAACCGACAGGATGCAGACCTATATCAATTCCATGATGGATTCCTCTGAGAGAGCGGAGTTCAAGTCTCACATCGATTCTCTCGACAGATTGATTGAAGATGGGGCCTTTCTGAAAGGTACCGGGCTGGAAGATAAGCTGAACTCTCTGAAAGGCCTGGCTGCTTCTATCCCTTCCGATATCTGTAAATCCGTAACCCTTTCGACCATGCACGGCTGCCCGCCTGATGAAATCGAAGCTATCTGCATGTATATGATTAAGGAGAAAGGGATTCAGACCTTCGTAAAACTGAACCCGACGCTTCTCTCCTTTCCCGTGGTCCGGAAAATCCTCGACGATGCGGGATTCTCCTATGTGGGGCTTAAGCAGGAGTCTTTTGACCATGACCTGCAATACCCCGATGCTGTTGCCATGCTCAAACGGCTTCGCGCCGCAGCTGATGAAACAGGCCGGAGATTCGGAGTCAAGCTGACCAACACCCTCGGTTCGGTGAACAACCTGGGGCGTCTTCCCGGGGATGAAATGTATATGTCGGGCCGCGCCCTCTTTCCCCTTTCCATCAACCTGGCCGCTAAGCTGTCGGAAGAATTCGATGGCGACCTGCCCATCTCCTTTTCCGGAGGGGCCGGGGCGAAAAATATCAGACAGATCCTCGAAACCGGAATCCGCCCCGTAACTATTGCTACGGAAATGCTGAAGCCCGGCGGCTATACCAGAATGGTTCAGTGTGCCGAGATTTCCGAGAACTGCACCTATCCTGACAAGATAGATGTAACCAAGCTGAAATCTCTGGCGGAAGAAGCGCTCACGGCAAAATATACTTTGAAAAGAAGCCGCGGCGATGACCGTGTCGAAGTGAAGGAGCCTCTTCCTCTCAACGACTGCTACATCGCTCCCTGCAAAGTGGCCTGCGCCATCCATCAGGATATTCCCGAGTACATCCGCCTCGTTGCGGAAGGGCGTTATGCCGATGCGCTCGATGTTATTTACGAGAAGAACGCGCTTCCTTCCATTACCGGCCATATTTGCGATCATCAGTGCCAGTACAACTGTACGCGTCTCGATTACGAAGGGGCTATTGAAATCCGCGAGGCTAAGAAACAGGCTGTATTGAACGGTTTTAAAGAATATAAGGAACGATGGGAAAAACCTGAAGTTCACAGAGATGGAAAAGTCGTTGTTATCGGAGGGGGGCCTGCCGGTCTTTCCGCCGCTTACTTTCTGGCCCGGGAGGGATTCGATGTCACAATCCACGAGAAGCACGAAAGCGCCGGTGGGGTTATCGAGCATGTCATTCCCAAATTCAGGATTTCCGCAGAGGCGATTTCCCACGATATCGATTTTATCAAGGCGCACGGCGTCAAATTCAAATACGGTGTACCCGTCGGATTTAAAATCAGCGATCTGAAGGCTGAAGGATACAAGTATGTCGTTATCGCGACAGGAGCGGAAAAAGTAAAGGCATACGATATCGAAGGGGCGGAAAGCAAAGTGCTCCCGTCACTCGAATTCCTCAAATACTTCAATACTGATCCCTCCAAGCTTCCGGCGGCCAGGAAAGTTCTGGTTGTCGGTGCGGGAAATACGGCTATGGATGCTGCCAGAGCCGCAAAGAAAATGCCCGGTGTCGAATCGGTGTCCGTGGTCTACAGACGATCTGAAAAAGAGATGCCTGCCGCCAGAGTCGAGTACGATGAGGCTCTGGAAGACGGAATCGATTTCAAATTCCTCACGGATCCCGAAACATTCAAGGCTGACGGGACGGTGGTCTGCCGCGTTATGGAGCTCGGCGAGCCCGATAGTAGCGGGCGGAGACGGCCTGTACCCACAAACCGGACCATCACTCTCGAAGCGGACCTGATTATTCCGTCGATAGGAGAGTCCGCCGATTCCAAAATCCTGATCGAAAGCGGTCTGCCTGCGGAAAACGGCTGGGTGACCACCGATGAAAATCTGGAAACATCGGTAGAAAATGTATTTTTGATCGGAGACGGACGGACCGGTCCCTCCACAATCGTTCAGTGTATTCACGAAGGACGTGTCGCTGCCGATGCCATCACTCTGAGAGAGGAGCCCGATTTCGACAGAGTCGAAACATTCCCCTGGGTCGATGCGGACCAGCAGCTGAAACAGATAGAGATGAAGAAGTCTGTCATTCAGGTGGATACAAAGATCAAGCGCTGTATCGAGTGCAACTTCCTCTGTAACCGTTGTGTGGAAGTCTGTCCCAACAGAGCCAACGCCACCGTGGCTGTGACTCCCGAGGACGGATACTTCGATCCCTATCAGATCTACCACATCGATGCCTACTGTAACGAATGCGGAAACTGCGCCCGGTTCTGCCCCTACGAAGAAGGACGACCCTACAAGGACAAGTTCACCGTATTCAGTTTCAAAGAGGATTTTGACAACAGCACGAATCCGGGATTCTTCCTCGACGGCACAACTCTCTATCTGAGAGCCGATGGAAAAGTGGAAACCCTGAAGATGGAGAACGGCAAAGTTCTGGAGGCGCCTGATAAGCTGCGGGCTTCTGTCCGCATGACCGAGCTTATAGCCGAAAGACAGCCCTGGGTTCTCGGGGAGGTTCAGAAATGA